In Aestuariibaculum lutulentum, one DNA window encodes the following:
- the mnmE gene encoding tRNA uridine-5-carboxymethylaminomethyl(34) synthesis GTPase MnmE, with the protein MINQDTIVALATPSGAGAIAVIRLSGKDAITIADSCFRSVVNNKSLTKQKTHTIHLGHIVDGPKTIDEVLVSVFKNPNSYTGEDVVEVSCHGSNYIQQEIIQLFLRKGCRTATPGEFTLRAFLNGKLDLSQAEAVADLIASDNEASHQIAMQQMRGGFSSEIAKLREELLNFASLIELELDFAEEDVEFADRSQFKDLVDRISVVLKRLIDSFAVGNVIKNGIPVAIVGEPNVGKSTLLNALLNEERAIVSDIAGTTRDTIEDEISIGGIGFRFIDTAGIRETQDVVESIGIKKTFEKIEQAQVVVFLADSTNLKEDGFIRSFKIEIEKIKNKYPQKPIVIIANKIDKLSETEIENIKIQISDLHLLSAKTGFGVEELKDKLLSFVNTGALRNNDTIVTNTRHYDSLLKALEEIEKVRYGLDSGLSGDLLAIDIRQALYYFGEITGQVTNDELLGNIFANFCIGK; encoded by the coding sequence ATGATTAATCAAGATACCATAGTTGCCTTGGCAACACCTTCGGGAGCAGGTGCCATTGCTGTTATCCGTTTATCAGGTAAAGATGCTATTACTATTGCCGATAGTTGTTTTAGGTCGGTTGTAAATAATAAATCGCTTACCAAACAGAAAACCCATACCATACATTTAGGACATATTGTCGATGGACCAAAAACGATTGATGAGGTGTTGGTTTCGGTTTTTAAAAACCCGAACTCCTATACCGGTGAAGATGTGGTTGAGGTGTCTTGTCATGGTTCTAATTATATTCAACAGGAAATTATTCAGTTGTTTCTTAGAAAAGGCTGTAGAACCGCAACGCCTGGAGAATTTACATTGCGAGCATTTTTAAATGGAAAACTAGATTTAAGTCAGGCGGAAGCTGTAGCCGATTTAATTGCCAGTGATAATGAGGCGTCTCATCAAATCGCCATGCAACAAATGCGTGGTGGATTTTCATCTGAAATCGCGAAACTTCGTGAAGAGTTATTGAATTTTGCTTCCTTAATAGAATTAGAATTAGATTTCGCTGAAGAAGACGTCGAGTTTGCAGACAGATCACAGTTTAAAGATTTAGTAGACCGCATTAGTGTTGTATTAAAGCGTTTAATCGATTCGTTTGCTGTAGGTAACGTTATTAAAAACGGAATTCCTGTTGCTATTGTAGGTGAACCAAACGTTGGTAAATCTACCTTGTTAAATGCCCTTTTAAATGAGGAACGTGCTATTGTTTCAGATATTGCAGGAACCACTCGCGATACCATTGAAGACGAAATTTCAATAGGAGGAATTGGTTTCAGGTTTATAGATACTGCAGGTATTCGAGAAACTCAGGATGTGGTTGAAAGCATCGGTATTAAAAAGACGTTTGAAAAAATCGAGCAAGCTCAGGTTGTGGTTTTCTTAGCAGATAGCACCAATCTTAAAGAAGACGGTTTCATTAGATCGTTTAAGATTGAAATTGAAAAAATTAAGAACAAATATCCGCAAAAGCCAATTGTTATTATAGCTAATAAAATCGATAAGCTTTCAGAAACCGAGATAGAAAACATTAAAATTCAGATTTCAGATTTACATTTATTATCGGCAAAAACTGGATTTGGTGTCGAAGAATTAAAGGATAAATTGCTAAGTTTTGTAAATACCGGAGCTTTAAGAAATAACGATACCATTGTAACAAATACAAGACACTACGATTCGTTGTTAAAAGCTTTAGAAGAGATTGAAAAAGTGCGCTACGGTTTAGATTCTGGTTTGTCTGGAGATTTATTGGCTATCGATATTCGTCAGGCTTTGTATTACTTCGGTGAAATTACTGGTCAGGTTACGAACGATGAGTTACTGGGTAATATTTTTGCTAATTTCTGTATCGGAAAATAA
- a CDS encoding Crp/Fnr family transcriptional regulator produces MNTLQWNKFKHLLTKEEISAKTILLNEGEISRKVFFIEKGCLRSWFNNNGKDITFQFFTEGQIVASIESFKSNQPSLFTIESIESSVIYWMSKTEFDRILEESPDVKKQFEDLTFDRLITYQKLFLSRIKDNPEKRYLNLLETHPEIILRVPQHYIASYLGITSVSLSRIRNRR; encoded by the coding sequence ATGAATACATTGCAATGGAATAAATTCAAACACCTGCTCACAAAAGAAGAAATCTCAGCTAAAACAATCTTACTTAATGAAGGTGAAATTTCAAGAAAAGTGTTTTTTATTGAGAAAGGCTGTTTAAGATCTTGGTTTAACAATAATGGAAAGGATATCACATTTCAGTTTTTCACAGAAGGTCAAATCGTGGCATCTATTGAAAGTTTTAAATCAAACCAACCAAGTTTATTTACTATCGAAAGTATAGAATCCTCTGTTATCTATTGGATGTCCAAAACCGAATTCGATAGAATCTTAGAAGAATCTCCAGACGTAAAAAAACAATTTGAAGATCTCACCTTCGATAGACTAATCACTTACCAAAAACTATTTCTTTCCAGAATAAAAGATAATCCGGAGAAAAGATATCTAAACCTACTTGAAACTCATCCTGAAATTATTTTAAGGGTTCCACAGCACTACATAGCATCCTATTTAGGCATAACGTCTGTTTCCTTAAGCAGGATTAGAAACCGAAGATAG
- a CDS encoding CvfB family protein produces MINIGQVNTLEILRETDHGIYLVDEENNEVLLPNRYVPETFKIWDKLDVFVYLDNEERPVATTDMPYIKLGEFALLRCSQVNDFGAFLDWGLVKELFCPFKEQAFKMKPKGWYLVHCYMDEKTERLVASSKTNRFLSNKELTVKQFDEVDLIVSHPSEIGMNVIVNKKHTGLVYNDQIFTELSVGDKLKGVVKKIRPGNKLDISLGQIGYRNIEPNAERILKELEDNGGYLDLTDKSNPEDIKDLLQMSKKNFKKAVGSLYKDKKIEIKPDGIYLV; encoded by the coding sequence ATGATAAATATAGGGCAAGTTAATACATTAGAAATTCTACGTGAAACCGATCATGGTATTTACTTAGTAGATGAAGAAAATAACGAGGTTTTACTACCAAACAGGTATGTTCCAGAAACTTTTAAAATTTGGGATAAGCTAGATGTTTTTGTGTATTTAGACAATGAAGAACGTCCGGTAGCCACTACCGATATGCCTTATATTAAATTAGGCGAATTCGCTTTATTGCGATGCAGTCAGGTAAACGATTTCGGAGCTTTTTTAGATTGGGGTCTGGTAAAGGAATTATTCTGTCCGTTTAAAGAACAAGCCTTTAAAATGAAGCCTAAAGGATGGTATCTGGTGCATTGTTATATGGACGAGAAAACTGAAAGGTTAGTCGCTTCGAGTAAAACCAACCGTTTTTTGAGCAATAAGGAACTTACCGTTAAGCAGTTTGATGAAGTCGATTTAATTGTTTCACATCCTTCAGAAATTGGCATGAACGTTATTGTCAATAAAAAACATACTGGTTTAGTTTATAACGATCAAATTTTTACAGAATTAAGCGTAGGCGATAAGTTAAAAGGTGTCGTTAAGAAGATTCGTCCCGGTAATAAATTAGATATATCATTGGGGCAAATTGGCTATAGAAATATCGAGCCAAATGCCGAGCGTATTTTAAAGGAGTTAGAAGATAATGGCGGTTATTTAGACTTAACCGATAAATCGAACCCTGAAGATATTAAGGATCTGCTTCAAATGAGTAAAAAGAACTTTAAAAAAGCAGTAGGTTCATTATACAAAGACAAGAAAATTGAGATTAAACCAGACGGCATTTATTTAGTTTAA
- the menD gene encoding 2-succinyl-5-enolpyruvyl-6-hydroxy-3-cyclohexene-1-carboxylate synthase, with protein sequence MMYPNIPLAQTVIELCKAKGIQHIIISPGSRNAPLTLGFSNDPYFKCYSIVDERCAAFFALGIAQQIQEPTAVVCTSGSALLNYYPAVAEAFYSDIPLVVLSADRPKHLIGIGDGQTINQKNVFDNHILYSANLKLDLKDENNLPGNEDLPIFKNIEDRLERFLGLQKDIQSYNEEEIQTAINHSIIKQGPVHINIPFDEPLYQTVDKLSVSPKVTEFSVKQKTIETYTLQECLEDWNAATKKMVLVGVNQPNEIERKWLDELAEDDSVIVFTETTSNLYHDSFFPSIDQMIAPLTEEEEKELQPDILVTFGGLIVSKKIKAFLRKYQPREHWHIGKKDANDTFFCLSNHLEVTPNQFFETFLPKLTHYVKSHYHSDWKKVRTQRMEKHNQYLNQIPFSDFKVFNYLFNAVPNYTILQIANSSPIRYAQLFTINKTLEVYCNRGTSGIDGSTSTAIGCAVANEKQTTFITGDLSFLYDSNALWNNYIPANFRIIVVNNTGGGIFRILPGHKDTENFDTYFETNHNLTAKHLSEMYGFEYITANEETSLEYALEGFYENGERPKLLEVFTPKQVNDKVLLNYFEFLK encoded by the coding sequence ATGATGTACCCAAATATCCCTCTTGCTCAAACTGTTATAGAGCTTTGTAAGGCTAAAGGCATTCAACATATTATAATATCTCCGGGAAGTAGAAATGCTCCATTAACACTTGGTTTTTCCAACGATCCGTATTTTAAGTGTTATAGTATTGTCGATGAGCGATGTGCTGCTTTTTTTGCTTTAGGTATTGCGCAACAAATACAGGAGCCAACAGCTGTGGTATGTACATCGGGTAGTGCTTTGTTGAATTATTATCCGGCGGTAGCTGAAGCGTTTTACAGCGATATTCCGTTAGTAGTTTTGTCGGCAGATCGACCAAAGCATTTAATTGGTATTGGTGATGGACAAACGATAAATCAGAAAAACGTTTTTGATAATCATATTCTGTATTCAGCGAATCTGAAATTAGATTTAAAGGATGAGAATAACCTTCCTGGGAATGAAGATTTACCAATATTTAAGAACATTGAAGACCGATTAGAGCGTTTTTTAGGACTTCAGAAAGATATTCAGTCGTATAACGAGGAAGAAATTCAAACGGCAATAAATCATTCCATTATAAAACAAGGTCCGGTTCATATTAATATTCCTTTTGATGAACCGTTGTATCAAACGGTTGATAAATTAAGTGTATCGCCTAAGGTAACAGAGTTTTCAGTGAAGCAAAAAACGATTGAAACGTATACGCTGCAGGAATGTCTGGAAGATTGGAATGCTGCTACCAAAAAGATGGTTTTGGTTGGAGTAAATCAACCTAATGAGATAGAACGAAAATGGCTTGATGAATTGGCTGAAGACGATAGTGTTATTGTATTTACAGAGACAACATCGAATTTATATCACGACAGCTTTTTCCCGAGTATCGATCAAATGATTGCGCCTCTAACAGAGGAAGAAGAAAAGGAGCTACAGCCTGATATTCTTGTAACTTTTGGAGGACTGATTGTTTCTAAAAAAATTAAAGCATTTTTACGTAAATATCAGCCTAGGGAACACTGGCATATTGGTAAGAAGGATGCCAACGATACATTTTTTTGTTTAAGTAATCACTTGGAGGTTACACCAAATCAGTTTTTCGAAACGTTTTTACCAAAACTTACGCATTATGTAAAGAGCCATTATCATTCTGACTGGAAGAAGGTAAGAACTCAACGAATGGAAAAACATAATCAGTATTTAAATCAAATTCCGTTTAGTGATTTTAAGGTTTTTAATTATTTGTTCAATGCTGTTCCTAATTACACAATATTACAAATAGCCAATAGTTCACCAATTCGTTATGCTCAACTTTTTACAATAAATAAAACTCTGGAGGTGTATTGTAATCGAGGAACCAGTGGAATCGATGGTAGTACGTCTACAGCGATAGGCTGTGCAGTTGCCAATGAAAAGCAAACCACATTTATTACTGGTGATTTAAGTTTTTTATACGATAGTAATGCACTTTGGAATAACTATATACCGGCTAATTTCAGAATTATAGTAGTGAACAATACAGGTGGCGGTATTTTTAGAATTCTTCCTGGGCATAAGGATACTGAAAATTTCGATACTTACTTTGAAACCAATCATAATTTAACAGCAAAGCATTTAAGTGAGATGTATGGTTTCGAGTATATAACAGCTAACGAGGAAACCTCTTTGGAGTATGCTTTAGAAGGTTTTTACGAAAACGGTGAAAGACCAAAATTACTTGAGGTTTTTACGCCTAAACAAGTTAACGACAAAGTCCTTTTAAATTATTTTGAGTTTTTAAAGTAA
- a CDS encoding Pr6Pr family membrane protein produces MKTRLAYSIAILGWFAVIMQFFLMLMDKTMSSVESIERFFSYFTILTNTIVALFFTMKSLNFQKVDYKTWLTPIAVYITVVCVVYQTLLRSVWTPEGFQIIIDELLHSIIPVLTVVYWFLYDGAKHVVWSLIPKWLIYPLVYLIYILTRGMFSGFYPYPFINVLEIGWQQTLINSVLMCLLFLMLFSMFIGLGQRLKLGYYS; encoded by the coding sequence ATGAAAACACGGTTGGCTTATAGTATTGCTATATTGGGCTGGTTTGCCGTAATAATGCAGTTTTTTTTGATGCTAATGGATAAAACCATGTCTTCGGTTGAATCGATAGAACGGTTTTTTAGTTATTTCACCATATTAACAAACACCATTGTAGCACTGTTTTTTACCATGAAAAGTTTAAACTTTCAAAAGGTGGATTACAAAACATGGTTAACACCAATTGCGGTTTATATTACGGTGGTTTGCGTAGTATATCAAACCTTATTGAGATCGGTCTGGACACCTGAAGGTTTTCAGATTATTATAGACGAATTACTTCATAGTATTATTCCTGTTTTAACCGTGGTGTATTGGTTTTTGTACGATGGAGCCAAACATGTTGTTTGGTCTTTAATTCCGAAATGGTTGATTTACCCGTTGGTGTATTTAATATATATATTAACACGAGGTATGTTTTCCGGGTTTTATCCGTACCCGTTTATTAATGTTTTGGAAATAGGTTGGCAACAGACCTTAATTAATAGTGTTTTAATGTGTTTGCTGTTTTTAATGCTATTTTCTATGTTTATTGGTTTAGGACAACGTTTAAAGCTGGGCTACTATAGTTGA
- a CDS encoding NAD(P)H-dependent oxidoreductase, producing the protein MKVVIIFNHPYEGSFCNAILESVSRGLIKNGHDIDLIHLDKENFNPVMTSNDLKAFRDKKPVDPKVIEYNNRIKQADHLIFIFPIWWELMPAMTKGFIDKVIFPGVAYDYSNTQNTRMKPLWNNLKGITILTTMNTPKFLYWAIFGNAIKKAMLLGTFWKLGYKNRKWISFNNVKQVSPEKREQWLTKLEHRFMKMNQ; encoded by the coding sequence ATGAAAGTAGTAATAATATTCAACCACCCATACGAAGGTAGCTTTTGCAATGCCATTTTAGAATCTGTATCTAGAGGTCTTATTAAAAATGGCCATGACATTGATTTAATACATCTTGACAAAGAAAATTTCAACCCTGTAATGACATCTAATGACCTCAAGGCCTTTAGGGATAAAAAACCTGTAGATCCTAAAGTTATAGAGTACAACAATAGAATTAAACAGGCCGATCACCTTATATTTATTTTCCCCATCTGGTGGGAACTCATGCCTGCCATGACCAAAGGGTTTATCGATAAAGTCATCTTTCCAGGAGTCGCATACGACTATTCCAATACTCAAAATACGCGGATGAAACCGCTTTGGAACAACCTTAAAGGCATAACCATCTTAACAACCATGAACACGCCTAAATTCCTCTATTGGGCTATTTTTGGTAACGCTATTAAGAAAGCAATGCTATTAGGAACATTCTGGAAGCTGGGATATAAAAACCGAAAATGGATTAGTTTCAATAACGTAAAACAAGTCTCCCCAGAGAAAAGAGAGCAATGGTTAACTAAACTAGAGCATCGATTTATGAAAATGAATCAATGA
- a CDS encoding chorismate-binding protein: MTLFNFFTCIETQYNNELPFVAYRKPGESSISAFLQKDNTLHITKDFTEKGFVFAPFDDTLDAILLPADNASKIICSDYEVIPTQLNGKPLSVVTGEQKAFHINLVNKGVEAIKDAAFEKVVLSRQEDVEIKETNPIEIFKSLLNHYPLAFAYCWYHPKVGLWLGATPETLIKIEGQQFSIMSLAGTQEYNGTLDVTWQNKEREEQQFVTDFIVDSIKPSVGHLKVSKTETVKAGNLVHLRTLISARLDSNSALKDVISIIHPTPAVCGLPKQESKEFILKNENYNREYYTGFLGELNLETVAKPRSGRRNIENRAYAIPKKSTQLYVNLRCMQIKNSTAIIYVGGGITSHSNAESEWEETVSKSKVMKNVL, encoded by the coding sequence ATGACCTTATTTAATTTTTTTACCTGTATTGAAACCCAATACAATAACGAGTTGCCTTTTGTTGCTTATAGAAAACCAGGAGAATCATCTATATCGGCGTTTTTACAAAAGGATAATACGTTACATATTACCAAAGATTTTACAGAGAAAGGATTTGTTTTTGCACCTTTCGATGATACTTTAGATGCTATTTTGTTGCCTGCAGATAATGCTTCAAAAATTATTTGTTCAGATTATGAGGTAATACCAACACAACTTAACGGTAAGCCGTTATCTGTTGTGACAGGCGAGCAAAAGGCCTTTCATATTAATTTGGTTAACAAAGGGGTTGAAGCTATTAAAGATGCTGCTTTTGAAAAAGTAGTGTTATCAAGACAGGAAGACGTAGAAATTAAAGAAACTAATCCTATTGAAATTTTTAAAAGTCTTCTTAATCATTATCCTTTAGCCTTTGCGTATTGCTGGTATCATCCAAAAGTGGGTTTATGGTTAGGCGCGACTCCCGAAACTTTGATAAAAATTGAAGGTCAGCAGTTCTCAATTATGTCATTAGCCGGCACTCAGGAATACAACGGTACACTTGATGTGACCTGGCAGAATAAGGAAAGGGAAGAACAACAATTTGTAACTGATTTTATTGTAGATAGCATTAAGCCTTCAGTAGGCCATTTAAAAGTTTCGAAAACAGAGACGGTAAAAGCCGGTAATCTGGTTCATTTAAGAACTCTAATTTCAGCACGACTGGACTCTAATTCAGCGTTAAAGGATGTCATTTCAATAATTCATCCAACGCCAGCCGTTTGTGGTTTGCCTAAACAGGAGTCAAAAGAGTTTATCTTAAAAAATGAAAACTATAATAGAGAATATTATACAGGTTTTTTAGGTGAATTAAATTTAGAAACCGTCGCTAAACCCCGTTCAGGGCGACGTAATATAGAAAACCGGGCATATGCCATTCCTAAGAAAAGTACCCAGTTGTATGTGAATTTACGTTGCATGCAAATTAAAAATAGTACTGCAATTATCTATGTTGGAGGCGGTATCACATCACATTCAAATGCGGAAAGCGAATGGGAAGAAACGGTATCGAAATCTAAAGTGATGAAAAACGTTTTGTAA
- a CDS encoding aldo/keto reductase, whose amino-acid sequence MKYRNLGQNGFQVSEVGLGCWQLGADWGQDLSKELAFEILNEAVKRDITFFDTADVYGNGKSEALIGEFLKTCENPIRVATKFGRAANAFPDKYTKEVLRNTVEGSLERLGTDSLDLLQLHCIPTQSLKDGEVFDWLRELKSEGLIKHFGASVETVEEGLICLQQEGLLSLQVIFNIFRQKLVDELLPQAQDKGVGIIVRLPLASGLLTGKFNENTIFAEDDHRNFNRDGQAFNVGETFAGLPFEKGLKFVKEIKKNILPDELTMVQLALRWILDHEAVSTIIPGASSKQQVIGNAQASGLNTLSPIVHQALTQLYKEKVHDCIRGGY is encoded by the coding sequence ATGAAATATAGAAATTTAGGACAAAATGGCTTTCAGGTTAGTGAGGTTGGATTAGGATGTTGGCAATTGGGTGCCGATTGGGGGCAAGATTTGTCGAAAGAATTGGCATTCGAAATTTTAAACGAAGCTGTAAAAAGGGATATTACTTTTTTTGATACCGCGGATGTATACGGTAACGGAAAAAGTGAAGCTTTAATAGGCGAATTTTTAAAAACCTGTGAAAATCCAATTCGGGTAGCTACTAAATTTGGAAGAGCGGCCAATGCTTTCCCAGATAAATATACCAAGGAGGTATTACGAAATACTGTTGAAGGTTCTTTAGAACGGTTAGGAACAGATAGTTTAGATTTATTACAACTACATTGTATTCCAACACAGTCTTTAAAAGACGGAGAGGTATTCGATTGGTTACGTGAATTGAAATCGGAAGGTTTAATTAAGCATTTTGGAGCAAGTGTAGAAACCGTTGAAGAAGGTTTAATTTGTTTACAACAGGAAGGTTTATTGTCCTTACAGGTTATTTTCAATATTTTCCGTCAGAAATTGGTAGACGAATTATTGCCACAGGCACAGGACAAAGGCGTGGGAATTATTGTGCGATTACCATTAGCGAGTGGTTTGTTAACCGGAAAATTTAATGAAAATACCATTTTTGCTGAAGATGATCACAGAAACTTTAATCGCGACGGTCAAGCGTTTAATGTTGGTGAAACTTTTGCAGGCCTTCCTTTTGAAAAGGGATTAAAGTTTGTTAAAGAAATAAAGAAAAATATACTTCCCGATGAATTAACCATGGTGCAATTAGCTTTACGCTGGATTTTAGACCATGAAGCTGTGAGTACAATTATTCCGGGAGCCAGTTCAAAGCAACAGGTTATAGGTAATGCCCAGGCATCTGGTTTAAACACGTTATCTCCCATTGTGCATCAGGCATTAACTCAGTTATATAAAGAAAAGGTTCACGACTGTATTCGAGGCGGATATTAA
- a CDS encoding META domain-containing protein, whose amino-acid sequence MKYLSLTFCIACLLFVFSCKTSQSTTDAIYNSSWELEYVTGPRIAFDGLYPNKKPQITFSKEEGKVMGNNGCNGYSADYTLEGNKLSFGEPGPTTLMFCEGGGEVVFLKTMKKIDAYSIDADGKLNLLMGDLPMMRFKKVTP is encoded by the coding sequence ATGAAATACTTAAGCTTAACTTTTTGTATTGCTTGTCTTCTATTTGTTTTTTCATGTAAAACATCACAGTCTACAACAGATGCCATATATAATTCATCATGGGAACTAGAATATGTTACAGGACCTCGAATAGCATTTGATGGTCTTTATCCGAACAAAAAACCTCAAATAACTTTTAGTAAAGAAGAAGGGAAAGTTATGGGAAACAATGGCTGTAATGGATATTCGGCAGATTATACTTTAGAAGGAAATAAATTGTCTTTCGGAGAGCCGGGACCAACAACTTTAATGTTTTGTGAAGGTGGAGGAGAAGTGGTATTTCTTAAAACTATGAAGAAAATAGATGCTTATAGTATTGATGCCGATGGAAAATTGAATTTATTGATGGGCGATTTACCTATGATGCGCTTCAAAAAAGTAACACCATAA
- a CDS encoding GNAT family N-acetyltransferase, which yields MKAPTLENNRVKLTLLDLSNYKHLLDIAQQPNLVQYSPSKIDTPEDLKDYVQTAVDAYYHQTAIPFIIFDKQLNSYAGSTRFALVNWQNKLLHIGWTWIGKEFQGSGLNTQMKYLMLEYAFETLNFDKVCFTVDERNTKSRKAVEKLGATLEGILRKDVLMLDGFKRSTCYYGILKEEWPKIKSTIVAQL from the coding sequence ATGAAAGCACCTACTTTAGAAAATAACCGTGTTAAACTAACCTTATTAGATTTAAGCAACTACAAACACCTTTTAGATATTGCACAGCAACCCAATCTTGTTCAGTATTCGCCGAGTAAAATTGACACCCCGGAAGACTTAAAAGATTATGTACAAACTGCGGTTGATGCATATTACCACCAAACAGCAATCCCTTTTATTATTTTTGACAAACAACTGAACTCATATGCCGGAAGTACTCGTTTTGCTCTAGTAAACTGGCAAAACAAACTTTTACACATTGGCTGGACCTGGATTGGCAAAGAATTTCAAGGAAGCGGATTAAATACACAAATGAAATACCTAATGCTTGAATATGCTTTTGAAACGCTGAACTTCGACAAAGTTTGCTTCACCGTAGATGAACGCAATACAAAATCAAGAAAAGCAGTTGAAAAATTAGGAGCAACCTTAGAAGGCATCCTAAGAAAAGATGTTTTAATGCTGGACGGTTTTAAGCGTAGTACTTGTTATTATGGCATTTTAAAAGAAGAATGGCCAAAAATAAAATCAACTATAGTAGCCCAGCTTTAA
- a CDS encoding DUF2853 family protein — MSKRDELIAKYAADLKEKCGIDADMGLLTKVTIGCGPAIYNADAATVSGSDEAEVATVKNNFLIKKLGLADGPDLDAGIDAVMEQYGKSNRNKYRAVVYYLLTKHFGKESVY, encoded by the coding sequence ATGAGTAAAAGAGATGAGCTTATTGCGAAATATGCTGCCGATTTAAAAGAGAAATGTGGTATTGATGCCGATATGGGTTTATTAACAAAAGTTACAATAGGTTGTGGACCTGCAATTTATAACGCTGATGCAGCAACAGTTTCAGGATCAGATGAAGCAGAGGTAGCTACTGTAAAAAACAATTTTTTAATTAAAAAATTAGGTTTAGCAGACGGGCCAGATTTAGACGCAGGTATTGATGCTGTTATGGAGCAATATGGTAAATCTAATCGTAATAAATACAGAGCGGTGGTTTATTACTTATTAACGAAGCACTTCGGTAAAGAATCTGTTTATTAG
- a CDS encoding PaaI family thioesterase, giving the protein MPLSKENVIAQANAACKNTLMETLEIEVVDYGDDFLVARMPVNSRVHQPDGVLHGGATAALAESVGSFASHIFIDTEKFFVRGIEISANHLKSIREGFVYAKATFVHKGRTTQLLDIKVTDEDNNLISVCKLSTISLPKQR; this is encoded by the coding sequence ATGCCATTATCTAAAGAGAATGTAATAGCTCAAGCTAATGCAGCTTGCAAAAATACTTTAATGGAAACCTTAGAAATTGAAGTTGTAGATTATGGTGATGATTTTTTAGTGGCTCGTATGCCTGTAAACTCGAGAGTACACCAGCCTGATGGTGTTTTGCACGGTGGTGCAACAGCCGCTTTAGCAGAAAGTGTAGGGAGTTTTGCTTCGCATATTTTTATAGATACCGAAAAGTTTTTTGTGCGTGGTATAGAAATTTCAGCAAACCATTTAAAAAGTATTCGTGAGGGCTTTGTTTATGCTAAAGCAACGTTTGTTCATAAAGGAAGAACAACCCAGTTGCTGGATATCAAAGTAACCGATGAAGACAATAATTTAATCTCGGTTTGTAAATTATCTACCATTTCGTTACCAAAACAAAGATAG